One genomic window of Bactrocera dorsalis isolate Fly_Bdor chromosome 4, ASM2337382v1, whole genome shotgun sequence includes the following:
- the LOC125778151 gene encoding 39S ribosomal protein L16, mitochondrial yields MWSNFGKQLWCPRQFTAVGMKYFAPQKKSDYVEKVERPKLRVMERVPQYPPNLRPPKMQKKLKFMRGPEVVHNNFIHKQYGIVAESGGRLRWGHFEMLRLTIGRKMDINRMFAIWRVPPPWQPVTKKGQGQRMGGGKGAIDYYVTPIKKGRVILEVAGNCEFSEVKSFLDIVAQQLPFKARVISHDVLNDFEHSTIEDPSHSYIKYIIQNNLSGCHKWLSPVDHKWFGKYN; encoded by the exons ATGTGGTCAAATTTTGGAAAGCAATTATGGTGTCCTAGGCAGTTTACtg CTGTTGGGATGAAATACTTTGCCCCACAGAAAAAAAGCGATT ATGTGGAGAAGGTGGAGCGGCCAAAACTAAGAGTAATGGAGAGGGTGCCTCAGTATCCCCCTAATCTCCGACCACCTAAAATGCAGAAGAAATTGAAGTTTATGAGAGGACCTGAAGTTgttcataataattttattcataaGCAATATGGAATTGTTGCGGAAAGTGGTGGTCGTTTGCGATGGGGTCATTTCGAAATGCTAAGGCTTACAATTGGTCGCAAGATGGACATTAACAGAATGTTCGCCATATGGAGAGTGCCACCGCCTTGGCAACCTGTAACAAAAAAAGGACAAGGTCAACGTATGGGAGGTGGAAAAGGCGCTATAGACTATTACGTTACTCCAATAAAAAAGGGTCGTGTAATTCTGGAAGTCGCTGGTAACTGCGAATTTTCTGAAGTTAAATCTTTTTTGGATATAGTAGCACAGCAATTGCCTTTCAAAGCTCGTGTTATATCACACGACGTGTTAAATGATTTTGAGCATTCAACAATTGAAGATCCGTCACATagttatataaagtatataatacaaaataatttgagcGGTTGTCATAAGTGGTTATCTCCTGTAGATCACAAATGGTTTGGGAAGTATAATTAG